A section of the Glandiceps talaboti chromosome 8, keGlaTala1.1, whole genome shotgun sequence genome encodes:
- the LOC144438823 gene encoding dolichyl-phosphate beta-glucosyltransferase-like gives MVTLLQLLYAAIVLVFVLILLGLMFVYNTTDPVPYVHIHESEKYFKDPTQGNKKSTFARIRDPASKNLSIIVPSYNEEERLPVMLDQALEFLEARLKKNGSNTYEIIVVDDGSRDRTSEVALEYSKKYGTDKVRVLTLEKNRGKGGAVRVGMFSSRGEYLIFADADGATEFPDFDKLETAMKQINTKDHKMAIVCGSRAHLQNEAVAKRSLFRTFLMYGFHFLVWFLCVRGIQDTQCGFKLFTREAALRLFYNLHINRWAFDVELLYIAQRLHIPIAEVAVNWTEIDGSKMVPVWSWLQMGRDLILIRLRYIVGIWKIDKTIKSQ, from the exons GGGTTGATGTTTGTGTATAATACAACTGATCCAGTgccatatgtacatatacatgaaagtgaaaaatatttcaaagaccCTACACAGGGAAACAAAAAATCAACGTTTGCTAGGATACGAGACCCAGCTTCAAAGAATTTATCAATTATAGTACCTTCGTATAATGAAGAAGAAAGAT TACCTGTGATGTTAGATCAAGCTTTAGAATTTTTAGAAGCTAGATTG AAGAAAAATGGTTCCAATACATATGAAATTATAGTCGTTGATGATGGTAGTAGAGACAGAACATCAGAG GTGGCATTAGAATACTCTAAAAAGTATGGAACCGACAAAGTGAGAGTATTAACCCTTGAAAAGAATCGGGGCAAGGGTGGCGCAGTTCGAGTAGGAATGTTCAGTTCAAGAGGAGAATATCTTATATTTGCTGATGCAGATGGTGCTACAGAGTTTCCTGATTTTGACAAGTTAGAAACTGCAATGAAGCAAATAAACACCAAAGAT CATAAAATGGCAATTGTGTGTGGCTCAAGAGCTCATTTGCAGAATGAAGCTGTTGCCAAG CGTTCGTTGTTCCGTACATTCCTGATGTATGGCTTCCATTTCTTGGTCTGGTTTCTCTGTGTGAGAGGAATCCAGGATACACAG tgtGGTTTCAAACTGTTTACACGTGAAGCAGCTCTCAGACTATTCTACAACCTACATATTAACAGATG GGCATTTGATGTAGAGCTTTTATATATAGCTCAGAGATTACACATTCCCATTGCTGAAGTAGCCGTCAATTGGACGGAGATCGATG GTTCCAAAATGGTGCCAGTCTGGAGCTGGTTACAAATGGGCAGAGATTTGATACTGATACGGTTACGATACATTGTTGGTATCTGGAAGATAGACAAAACTATCAAGTCACAATAG